A single genomic interval of Solimonas sp. K1W22B-7 harbors:
- a CDS encoding GIY-YIG nuclease family protein has translation MPFWLYILRCADGSYYTGHTDNLDQRIAQHEAGTFEGYTATRKPLLLVYSQEFSSREEALASEMQVKRWNRLKKEALIRGDFGGLRQAAKKNFKRSPE, from the coding sequence ATGCCGTTCTGGCTCTACATCCTGCGCTGCGCCGACGGCTCCTACTACACCGGGCATACGGACAACCTCGATCAGCGCATTGCCCAGCATGAGGCCGGTACGTTCGAAGGCTATACCGCCACGCGAAAGCCACTGCTGCTGGTGTACTCGCAGGAGTTTTCGAGCCGCGAGGAAGCCTTGGCTTCGGAGATGCAGGTCAAGCGCTGGAACCGGCTGAAGAAGGAAGCGTTGATCCGCGGGGATTTCGGCGGTCTAAGGCAGGCAGCGAAGAAGAACTTCAAGCGAAGCCCGGAGTAA
- a CDS encoding 5'-nucleotidase yields MGVTLDNKLVVALSSRALFDFEEENRLFDEQGDAAYTRLQLERLDEPARAGVAFPLARKLLAFNGDGQHRVEVVILSRNDPVSGLRVFRSAKAAGLSLERGVFTRGQPPWHYLKPLGAQLFLSAHDEDVAAALNAGFPAARVFSTSVVEADRHPGELRIAFDGDAVLFSDEAERVFQADGLDAFQNHERTHAARPLPAGPFKPLLVALQRLQAASTEAVPIRLRTALVTARSAPAHERAIRTLMDWGIAIDEAMFLGGLAKGPFLREFGPDFFFDDQITHCESAALAGPTGHVSAGVVNLR; encoded by the coding sequence TCCTCGCGCGCCCTGTTCGACTTCGAGGAAGAGAACCGCCTGTTCGACGAGCAGGGCGACGCGGCCTATACGCGCCTGCAGCTCGAGCGCCTGGATGAGCCGGCGCGCGCCGGCGTGGCCTTCCCGCTGGCGCGCAAGCTGCTGGCCTTCAACGGCGACGGCCAGCACCGCGTCGAAGTGGTGATCCTGTCGCGCAACGACCCGGTCTCCGGCCTGCGCGTGTTCCGCTCCGCCAAGGCCGCCGGCCTGAGCCTGGAGCGCGGCGTCTTCACCCGCGGCCAGCCGCCCTGGCACTACCTCAAGCCGCTGGGCGCGCAGCTGTTCCTGTCGGCCCACGACGAGGACGTGGCCGCCGCGCTCAATGCCGGCTTCCCGGCGGCGCGGGTGTTCAGCACCTCCGTGGTCGAGGCCGACCGTCATCCGGGAGAGCTGCGCATCGCCTTCGACGGCGACGCGGTGCTGTTCTCCGACGAAGCCGAGCGCGTGTTCCAGGCCGACGGGCTGGACGCTTTCCAGAACCACGAGCGCACGCATGCCGCGCGGCCGCTGCCGGCGGGGCCGTTCAAGCCGCTGCTGGTGGCCCTGCAGCGCCTGCAGGCAGCCTCTACCGAAGCGGTGCCGATCCGCCTGCGTACCGCCCTGGTCACCGCGCGCAGCGCCCCGGCGCACGAGCGTGCAATCCGCACGCTGATGGACTGGGGCATCGCGATCGACGAGGCGATGTTCCTCGGCGGCCTCGCCAAGGGGCCGTTCCTGCGCGAGTTCGGGCCCGACTTCTTCTTCGACGACCAGATCACGCACTGCGAGTCGGCGGCGCTGGCCGGGCCCACCGGACATGTTTCGGCCGGCGTCGTGAACCTGCGCTAG
- a CDS encoding alpha/beta hydrolase family protein: MKAMRSALLGLAILCLSACNSSDEVSGSGSGGGSGRTTHPVTESRDGTVYRQEVAVAKTGDVAVIQVMEPTHMEKGKTYPLVLHGHGYGGSRNITPSGFQQRLRDAGYYVISIDERGNGESSGQVRVMSPDFEGQDLIGILDWAENLEGLRRHGDGRMVVGSYSGSYGGMYQFLLAGADPQQRLRVIAPDITPHDLMYALNSGNVVKSGYGLLLSLSAELPLLAVVTGGDPTLILTGLLDTLARGQTRQDTAIFESLINAAVQNQFTDAGRNFFKYHSVSYFCDGLPAGEQNFLLATPDPREVAPRPYAKIDALITQGFRDTLFNFNDGVGNYECLKARGGDVRLLTHQSGHILPLSLTTVPLPPGSNLETALDPFYTALTLPNFQDAGGSRACGSLVLDDVQFAWFEEKLQGKGGAVNAALPSGKDICLSLAEGDAISVRTVPKGGQSFDINDSTPQLNSVLGVVGAVLGNGAREALLATQPLYTAPAGGAIVAGIPTMSLNLAGLTGAEQASCAIPLGIGACDPILFLGIGHRKAGETRWDLVDDQLTPVRGFGEHIGDMSGIAERLAEGDELALLVYGFHAQYPVTWSRDLLVPALNVAGSVQLPLLSPSQITRQGI; the protein is encoded by the coding sequence ATGAAAGCGATGCGAAGCGCCCTGCTGGGGCTGGCAATCCTGTGCCTGTCGGCCTGCAACTCCAGCGACGAGGTCAGCGGCAGCGGTTCTGGGGGCGGCAGCGGCCGTACCACCCACCCGGTGACCGAGAGCCGCGACGGCACGGTCTATCGCCAGGAGGTCGCGGTGGCCAAGACCGGCGACGTGGCGGTGATCCAGGTGATGGAGCCGACGCACATGGAGAAGGGCAAGACCTATCCCCTGGTGCTGCATGGCCACGGCTACGGCGGCAGCCGCAACATCACCCCCAGCGGCTTCCAGCAGCGCCTGCGCGACGCCGGCTACTACGTGATCTCGATCGACGAGCGCGGCAATGGCGAGTCCAGCGGCCAGGTGCGCGTGATGTCGCCGGACTTCGAGGGCCAGGACCTGATCGGCATCCTCGACTGGGCCGAGAACCTCGAGGGCCTGCGCCGCCACGGCGACGGCCGCATGGTGGTGGGCAGCTACAGCGGCTCCTACGGCGGCATGTACCAGTTCCTGCTGGCCGGCGCCGACCCCCAGCAGCGCCTGCGCGTGATTGCGCCCGACATCACCCCGCACGACCTGATGTACGCGCTCAACTCCGGCAACGTCGTGAAGTCGGGCTACGGCCTGCTGCTGTCGCTGAGCGCCGAGCTGCCGCTGCTGGCCGTGGTGACCGGCGGCGATCCGACGCTGATCCTGACCGGCCTGCTCGACACCCTGGCCCGCGGCCAGACGCGCCAGGACACGGCGATCTTCGAATCGCTGATCAATGCCGCGGTGCAGAACCAGTTCACCGATGCCGGCCGCAACTTCTTCAAGTACCACAGCGTGTCCTACTTCTGCGACGGCCTGCCGGCCGGCGAGCAGAACTTCCTGCTGGCCACGCCCGATCCGCGCGAGGTCGCGCCGCGTCCCTACGCCAAGATCGATGCGCTGATCACCCAGGGCTTCCGCGACACGCTGTTCAACTTCAACGACGGCGTCGGCAACTACGAGTGCCTCAAGGCGCGCGGTGGCGACGTGCGCCTGCTGACACACCAGTCCGGCCACATCCTGCCGCTGAGCCTCACCACCGTGCCGCTGCCCCCGGGCAGCAATCTGGAGACGGCGCTCGATCCGTTCTACACCGCCCTGACCCTGCCCAACTTCCAGGACGCCGGCGGCTCACGCGCCTGCGGGTCGCTGGTGCTGGACGATGTCCAGTTCGCCTGGTTCGAGGAGAAGCTGCAGGGCAAGGGCGGTGCCGTGAACGCGGCCCTGCCCAGCGGCAAGGACATCTGCCTGAGCCTGGCCGAGGGTGATGCCATCAGCGTGCGCACGGTGCCCAAGGGCGGCCAGAGCTTCGACATCAACGACTCCACGCCGCAGCTCAACTCGGTGCTGGGCGTGGTCGGCGCGGTGCTGGGCAACGGTGCGCGCGAGGCCCTGCTGGCGACGCAGCCGCTGTACACCGCCCCGGCGGGCGGTGCCATCGTCGCGGGCATCCCCACGATGTCGCTGAATCTCGCCGGCCTCACCGGCGCCGAGCAGGCGAGCTGCGCGATTCCCCTGGGCATCGGTGCCTGCGACCCGATCCTGTTCCTGGGTATCGGCCACCGCAAGGCCGGGGAGACGCGCTGGGATCTGGTCGACGACCAGCTGACCCCGGTGCGCGGTTTCGGTGAGCACATCGGCGACATGAGCGGCATCGCCGAGCGCCTGGCCGAGGGCGACGAACTGGCCTTGCTGGTCTATGGCTTCCATGCGCAGTATCCGGTGACCTGGTCGCGCGACCTGCTGGTGCCGGCACTGAACGTCGCGGGCTCGGTGCAGTTGCCGCTGCTGTCGCCGTCCCAGATCACACGCCAGGGAATCTGA
- a CDS encoding TauD/TfdA family dioxygenase, translating to MYKSLRAQTLHYFARPHTGMPDGPVDSPADWRGAAMRQRSDWQYRFSPADIEECRAAVRHAEASGKTMAGMTRADFPLPGLAAHIDIWRHDIRHGRGFVLLRGLPVEQWTEAQSALFYWGFGHHLGLPGAQNPQGDLLGHVRDQRTGGDIRYYRTNKALAPHCDTADVVGLLCLKTAKSGGLSRIASSVAVYNELLRRKPRLVPRLFEPMWFDTKGEGGIPAYPIAPCRHADGELRSFWQSDYYRSVEHIPHVPKLTAAEHELLDAYDAIAGDPEFCLDMDLQPGDIQLISNHTILHARTGFEDWPDPDQRRHLLRLWLTLPADLPLRLKLLRGLSWARVTATAARELLRAQRSPA from the coding sequence GTGTACAAGTCGCTCAGAGCCCAGACCCTGCATTACTTCGCCCGCCCCCACACCGGGATGCCCGACGGCCCGGTGGATTCGCCGGCGGACTGGCGCGGCGCGGCCATGCGCCAGCGCAGCGACTGGCAGTACCGCTTCAGCCCGGCCGACATCGAGGAATGCCGTGCCGCGGTGCGCCATGCCGAGGCCAGCGGCAAGACCATGGCCGGGATGACCCGGGCAGACTTCCCCTTGCCCGGCCTGGCCGCCCACATCGACATCTGGCGCCACGACATCCGCCATGGCCGCGGCTTCGTGCTGCTGCGCGGCCTGCCGGTGGAGCAGTGGACCGAGGCGCAGAGCGCGCTGTTCTACTGGGGTTTCGGCCACCATCTGGGCCTGCCCGGGGCACAGAACCCCCAGGGCGACCTGCTGGGCCACGTGCGCGACCAGCGCACCGGTGGCGACATCCGCTACTACCGCACCAACAAGGCCCTGGCGCCGCATTGCGACACTGCCGACGTGGTCGGCCTGCTGTGCCTGAAGACCGCGAAAAGCGGCGGCCTGTCGCGCATCGCCAGTTCGGTGGCGGTGTACAACGAGCTGCTGCGACGCAAGCCGCGGCTGGTGCCGCGGCTGTTCGAACCGATGTGGTTCGACACCAAGGGCGAAGGCGGCATCCCCGCCTACCCCATCGCGCCCTGCCGCCATGCCGACGGCGAGCTGCGCAGCTTCTGGCAGAGCGACTACTACCGCAGCGTCGAGCACATCCCCCACGTGCCGAAGCTGACCGCCGCCGAGCACGAACTGCTCGACGCCTACGACGCCATCGCCGGCGATCCTGAGTTCTGCCTGGACATGGACCTGCAGCCGGGCGACATCCAGCTGATCTCCAATCACACGATCCTGCACGCCCGCACCGGCTTCGAGGACTGGCCCGACCCGGACCAGCGCCGCCACCTGCTGCGCCTGTGGCTGACCCTGCCGGCAGACCTGCCGCTGCGGCTGAAGCTGCTGCGCGGCCTCAGCTGGGCGCGCGTCACCGCCACCGCGGCGCGCGAGCTGCTGCGCGCCCAGCGCAGCCCCGCCTGA
- a CDS encoding DUF1330 domain-containing protein, which produces MSRTIEPSGADIKRIATGIPMNTPVTMLNLLRFRGQAAYPEGSGHAPCTGREAYGRYSVLAERRVRDVGGEPLFLAEGIGRFIGPEDERWDEVLLVRYPSMQAFLQMISNPEYRAETVHRSAALEDSRLVVMRTPMGGMGV; this is translated from the coding sequence ATGAGCCGCACGATCGAACCCAGCGGTGCCGACATCAAGCGCATCGCCACCGGCATTCCCATGAACACGCCGGTGACCATGCTCAACCTGCTGCGCTTTCGCGGCCAGGCGGCTTACCCGGAAGGCTCGGGCCATGCGCCCTGCACCGGGCGCGAGGCCTACGGGCGCTACTCGGTGCTGGCGGAAAGGCGCGTGCGCGACGTCGGCGGCGAGCCGCTGTTCCTGGCCGAGGGCATCGGCCGCTTCATCGGCCCCGAGGACGAGCGCTGGGACGAGGTGCTGCTGGTGCGCTATCCGTCGATGCAGGCCTTCCTGCAGATGATCTCCAACCCGGAGTACCGCGCGGAGACGGTGCACCGCTCGGCGGCGCTGGAGGATTCGAGGTTGGTGGTGATGAGGACGCCGATGGGCGGGATGGGGGTTTAG
- the mauJ gene encoding methylamine utilization protein MauJ: MSKSRKLKLRKLRQKKLRQQDRRANASSRTSKGATTSTKVSVDRLGPSGVPGVLLIVPEFPDRKISDQEKFKDKSKRMFKLKALLGKHSSREGGISTIMTSEDGDSFIVAGYEDTAGMLHTSVGKMILRHNAKKELALVEFDCNSTSIHEAKHLFLKALTPFLDHLSFLANIPLHIVRVGCLDTVHHIESVDYVGPHANVQLNPHASSMEEELIPVYALYREAKNNPSSLYKFLCYYKILEGIYKSLRPALMSRAKDKGISIAMHKEVVPKLHDPLPDHAELEERQIKEVFNGRFREDFRNQAAHFLLGEGLPLNVSDSEIYSKFSRELPLIEVCVRIAMETHREYLQDYQKKVASFHAQTVSSPSA; this comes from the coding sequence TTGAGTAAGAGCAGAAAGTTAAAGCTGCGAAAGCTTCGGCAGAAGAAACTTCGACAGCAAGATCGCCGGGCCAATGCATCATCTAGGACATCGAAAGGCGCTACCACAAGCACTAAGGTGTCCGTTGATCGCTTGGGGCCCTCTGGCGTGCCCGGTGTTCTATTGATTGTTCCTGAGTTTCCAGATCGGAAAATTTCTGACCAAGAAAAATTCAAGGATAAAAGCAAGCGAATGTTCAAGTTAAAGGCGCTGCTGGGGAAGCACTCCTCAAGAGAAGGAGGTATCTCCACCATCATGACTAGTGAAGATGGGGATTCATTTATCGTTGCAGGCTATGAAGACACTGCGGGCATGCTTCATACGTCCGTAGGGAAGATGATTCTGAGACACAACGCAAAGAAGGAGCTTGCGCTGGTAGAGTTCGATTGCAATTCAACCTCCATCCATGAAGCGAAGCACCTGTTCTTAAAGGCGCTTACTCCCTTTCTTGATCATCTGAGCTTCTTGGCAAACATCCCGCTACACATCGTGAGAGTGGGATGCCTAGACACAGTTCATCATATTGAATCCGTGGATTACGTTGGACCTCATGCCAATGTACAACTGAATCCACACGCCTCCTCCATGGAGGAAGAGTTGATTCCTGTGTATGCGCTATACAGGGAAGCAAAAAACAATCCAAGCTCGCTGTACAAGTTTTTGTGCTACTACAAGATTCTTGAAGGAATCTATAAGTCTTTACGACCAGCGCTCATGTCGCGTGCAAAGGATAAGGGTATTTCTATAGCGATGCACAAAGAGGTAGTGCCGAAATTGCATGACCCGCTTCCGGACCACGCTGAACTAGAGGAAAGGCAAATTAAGGAAGTTTTTAACGGCCGATTTCGTGAAGACTTTAGAAACCAGGCGGCCCACTTCCTACTAGGCGAAGGCCTCCCGTTGAATGTCAGCGACTCGGAGATCTATTCCAAGTTCTCTAGGGAGTTGCCATTGATTGAAGTGTGCGTACGCATAGCGATGGAGACACATCGCGAGTATTTGCAAGACTATCAAAAGAAAGTTGCCAGCTTTCACGCGCAGACGGTCTCATCGCCTTCCGCCTAG
- a CDS encoding alpha/beta fold hydrolase, protein MKLCWSAGSACVNGLQLSWEQAGPQNGEPMLLVMGLGGQLIHWPDDLCERLVQRGFRLLRFDNRDAGLSGDADRGLSIRVPRDWVRSRLGLPAEANYDLHDMADDVVGLLDALKIPRAHLVGVSMGGMISQIVAGRYPERVLSLSSIMSSTNDPRLPSARFDVLWRMAGIGPKPRTREAVIRRSTAMLCRVGSPGFPTPLEYRTRLVGRAYDRAFRPVGHARQAHAIVATGSIEPLLSRITAPTQVVHGLADPLLRPACGQRSARLIRNAKLELIPGMGHDFALPLMPRWAELISANAARAA, encoded by the coding sequence ATGAAACTTTGCTGGTCCGCCGGCAGCGCCTGCGTCAATGGGCTGCAACTGAGTTGGGAGCAGGCGGGACCGCAAAACGGCGAACCGATGCTACTGGTCATGGGACTGGGCGGACAGCTCATCCACTGGCCCGACGATCTCTGCGAGCGCCTGGTGCAGCGCGGTTTCCGCCTGCTCCGCTTCGACAACCGCGACGCCGGGCTTTCCGGCGACGCTGATCGCGGCCTCAGCATCCGCGTGCCGCGTGACTGGGTGCGCAGCCGCCTGGGCCTGCCGGCCGAGGCCAACTACGACCTGCACGACATGGCCGACGACGTCGTCGGCCTGCTCGATGCGCTGAAAATCCCGCGCGCGCACCTGGTGGGTGTTTCCATGGGCGGCATGATCAGCCAGATCGTCGCCGGCCGTTACCCGGAGCGCGTGCTGAGCCTGAGCTCGATCATGTCCAGCACCAACGACCCGCGCCTGCCCTCGGCGCGCTTCGACGTGCTGTGGCGCATGGCCGGCATCGGCCCCAAGCCGCGCACGCGCGAGGCCGTGATCCGCCGTTCGACCGCGATGCTGTGCCGTGTCGGCAGCCCCGGCTTCCCGACGCCGCTGGAATATCGCACCCGCCTGGTCGGCCGCGCCTACGACCGCGCCTTCCGCCCGGTGGGCCACGCGCGACAGGCCCACGCCATCGTCGCCACCGGCAGCATCGAGCCGCTGCTGTCGCGGATCACCGCGCCCACGCAGGTGGTGCATGGCCTGGCCGACCCGCTGCTGCGGCCGGCCTGCGGCCAGCGCAGTGCCCGGCTGATCCGCAATGCGAAGCTGGAACTGATCCCCGGCATGGGGCATGACTTCGCGCTGCCGCTGATGCCGCGCTGGGCGGAACTGATCAGCGCGAACGCCGCGCGGGCGGCTTAG
- a CDS encoding YajQ family cyclic di-GMP-binding protein: MPSFDIVSEVDTHELTNALDQARRDLDNRYDLRGTNARIEQEEFVVTLFAGNEFQLKQLLEILHRRLAARHIDLRSVESGKIETNLAEARQKVTIKQGIEQAQAKKIVTKIKESKIKVDTQITGDKLRVIGKKRDDLQAVIAMLRAADTELPLQYENFRD, encoded by the coding sequence ATGCCCTCCTTCGATATCGTCTCCGAAGTCGACACGCACGAACTGACCAATGCCCTGGACCAGGCGCGGCGCGACCTGGACAACCGCTACGACCTGCGCGGCACCAATGCCCGCATCGAGCAGGAGGAATTCGTCGTCACGCTGTTCGCCGGCAACGAGTTCCAGCTCAAGCAGCTGCTGGAGATCCTGCACCGCCGCCTCGCCGCCCGGCACATCGACCTGCGCAGCGTCGAGTCCGGCAAGATCGAGACCAACCTCGCCGAGGCGCGCCAGAAGGTCACGATCAAGCAGGGCATCGAGCAGGCCCAGGCCAAGAAGATCGTCACGAAGATCAAGGAGTCCAAGATCAAGGTGGACACCCAGATCACCGGCGACAAGCTGCGCGTGATCGGCAAGAAGCGCGACGACCTGCAGGCGGTGATCGCGATGCTGCGCGCGGCCGATACCGAGCTGCCGCTGCAGTATGAGAATTTCCGGGATTGA